The Eurosta solidaginis isolate ZX-2024a unplaced genomic scaffold, ASM4086904v1 ctg00000428.1, whole genome shotgun sequence genome has a segment encoding these proteins:
- the LOC137235697 gene encoding somatostatin receptor type 2-like encodes MWKLYLIEVALIIFTGALFSYNFVLATSEATAHMTPNHSENYERGITTTSWPIVIRATDADTNATHAINATVDAHNKQLSTRQQLSTRQWWAAAKAEVNTTRKRSRTNIGNATMLGNRTYTLAAIGGRNFQRRQTFYEYCIEQRNSVADLSTLILYSFVCIVGLCGNTLVIYVVLRYSKMQTVTNIYILNLAIADEFFLIGIPFLLYTMRICSWRFGDFMCKIYMVSSSITQFTSSIFLLIMSADRYIAVCHPIASPKYRTQHIAKIVSAIAWLTSAVLMLPVIFYASTVSQEDGVNLSCNIEWPEMYKNHSATTFTLYTFFLGFATPLCFILCFYYLVIRKLQTVGSKHKSKEKKRSHRKVTRLVLTVITVYIFCWLPYWVSQLALINSNPIENQLSRFEIFIFLLLFFLIYVNSAMNPILYAFLSDNFRKSFSKAFTCMTKSEVNAQLQAEPSLLPKQNSTKRRQTRIQKASVNAANLQADTNANNNSSVVTTSSTNTARSTASDNKVTTIACTNGAAAAKQQSNGRTVSCSANVDGEEMILVMADERPVCALVESAHAEGIVMQTNL; translated from the coding sequence ATGTGGAAACTATACTTGATTGAGGTTGCATTGATCATTTTCACAGGTGCATTATTTTCATACAATTTCGTGCTAGCCACAAGTGAGGCAACAGCGCACATGACACCTAATCACAGTGAAAATTATGAACGGGGTATAACGACGACGAGTTGGCCAATTGTCATAAGAGCAACTGACGCAGACACGAATGCAACACACGCAATCAATGCAACAGTTGATGCGCACAACAAACAGCTGAGCACGAGACAACAACTAAGCACGAGACAGTGGTGGGCTGCTGCTAAAGCCGAAGTTAATACGACCAGGAAGCGCAGCAGAACGAATATTGGAAATGCAACAATGTTAGGAAATCGCACATATACACTCGCCGCGATAGGCGGACGAAATTTTCAACGCAGACAAACTTTCTACGAATATTGCATTGAACAACGTAACTCGGTAGCTGATTTATCTACGCTAATATTGTACTCGTTCGTATGCATTGTAGGCCTATGCGGTAATACGCTCGTGATTTATGTAGTGTTGCGCTATTCGAAAATGCAAACTGTCACCAATATTTATATACTCAATCTAGCTATAGCTGATGAATTTTTTCTAATCGGTATACCATTTTTGCTTTATACAATGCGCATTTGTAGTTGGCGTTTTGGTGATTTTATGTGTAAGATTTATATGGTGAGTAGTTCGATAACACAATTTACGTCATCGATATTTTTACTCATCATGTCAGCTGATCGTTATATAGCCGTTTGTCATCCGATTGCATCACCTAAATATCGCACGCAACATATCGCTAAAATTGTATCGGCAATTGCGTGGCTTACCTCAGCAGTGCTCATGTTGCCGGTGATATTTTATGCGAGCACGGTGAGTCAAGAGGATGGCGTGAATCTTTCGTGTAATATCGAATGGCCTGAAATGTACAAAAACCATTCAGCTACCACATTCACGCTCTACACATTCTTTCTTGGTTTTGCCACGCCGCTTTGTTTTATATTATGCTTTTATTATTTGGTGATACGTAAGCTGCAAACAGTCGGCTCAAAGCACAAATCGAAAGAGAAGAAACGCTCACATCGCAAAGTGACACGTCTTGTTCTCACTGTTATTactgtatacattttttgttggtTACCCTATTGGGTGTCACAGCTGGCGCTCATCAACTCGAATCCAATTGAAAATCAACTTTcacgttttgaaattttcattttcttgctACTCTTCTTTCTAATCTATGTCAATTCAGCTATGAATCCAATACTGTATGCTTTTCTAAGCGATAACTTTCGCAAAAGCTTCTCCAAAGCTTTCACTTGTATGACCAAAAGTGAAGTTAATGCTCAATTACAAGCTGAACCGAGTTTGCTGCCGAAGCAAAATAGCACCAAACGTCGTCAAACTCGTATACAAAAGGCTAGCGTGAACGCTGCAAATTTGCAAGCGGATACAAATGCTAACAACAACTCTTCGGTGGTAACAACTTCATCGACAAATACTGCACGATCGACAGCTTCCGACAACAAGGTAACAACAATTGCATGTACAAATGGCGCTGCTGCGGCAAAGCAGCAATCCAATGGGCGCACAGTTTCATGTTCGGCGAACGTTGATGGTGAAGAAATGATACTCGTAATGGCAGATGAGCGTCCCGTGTGTGCGCTGGTCGAGTCTGCGCATGCTGAAGGTATTGTTATGCAGACTAATCTCTAA